The proteins below come from a single Zhouia spongiae genomic window:
- the thiD gene encoding bifunctional hydroxymethylpyrimidine kinase/phosphomethylpyrimidine kinase — translation MVNIQKSIPNVLTIAGSDPCAGAGIQADIKTISACGCYAVSVITALTAQNTRGVSHIHRLPVSIVWKQLKALADDTRINAVKIGMLPDTAIVENIVKAIDQFSLGNIVLDPVMVSSSGKPLIDPAALVALKSSLAPKATLITPNLDEANILLKETIHKEKLGHYTQKLAMTLGTSVLLKGGHLAGNTTTDTLFDIGTETLYSFKSERIKTKNLHGTGCTLSSSIASYLASGHPLPEAVGLAKEYIQQAIVHARHLNAGSGNGPLHHFWKQDF, via the coding sequence GGAATACAAGCAGACATAAAAACCATAAGTGCATGCGGGTGCTATGCTGTTTCTGTTATCACGGCACTCACAGCTCAAAACACCAGGGGGGTTTCACACATTCACCGACTCCCTGTTTCGATCGTCTGGAAACAATTAAAAGCCCTGGCTGATGATACCAGAATTAACGCCGTTAAAATAGGAATGTTGCCCGATACAGCCATTGTAGAAAACATAGTTAAAGCCATAGACCAGTTCAGTCTTGGCAATATTGTTCTGGATCCGGTCATGGTTTCCTCATCCGGGAAACCCCTCATAGACCCGGCGGCATTAGTAGCGCTTAAAAGTTCATTAGCACCAAAAGCAACTTTAATCACACCTAATCTCGATGAAGCCAACATACTGCTCAAAGAAACGATTCATAAAGAAAAACTCGGTCACTACACACAAAAACTCGCTATGACACTGGGTACATCTGTATTGCTTAAAGGCGGTCATTTAGCCGGAAATACAACAACAGACACCTTATTTGATATCGGCACGGAGACACTCTACTCTTTTAAATCGGAGAGAATTAAAACAAAAAACCTGCATGGTACAGGATGTACGCTTTCTTCTTCGATTGCTTCATACCTTGCTTCCGGCCATCCTTTACCTGAAGCTGTAGGTTTGGCTAAAGAATATATTCAACAAGCCATTGTCCATGCCCGTCACCTCAATGCAGGTTCAGGAAATGGCCCACTTCATCATTTTTGGAAACAAGATTTCTAA
- a CDS encoding RNA polymerase sigma factor, which produces MSQSSIDTEVLLQLCKKGDKGAQMAIYKQYFRAMYNVAVRIVHDPYEAEDVLQESFLSAFSKLDSYRGETTFGAWLKRIVINNSIYHYRKQQKNDNVPLDDVMYRVEDNDGIDPDHDFTNMKAQKVLETMKMLKDNYRVSLTLHLIEGYDYEEVSEIMGISYANCRTTISRAKESLRKKLTEVWT; this is translated from the coding sequence TTGAGCCAAAGTAGTATAGATACAGAAGTATTATTGCAATTATGCAAGAAGGGAGACAAAGGTGCCCAAATGGCCATCTATAAACAATATTTCCGAGCAATGTATAACGTAGCCGTACGTATTGTTCACGATCCATATGAGGCAGAAGACGTACTGCAAGAATCTTTTTTAAGTGCTTTCAGCAAATTAGATTCTTACAGGGGGGAAACAACCTTTGGAGCCTGGCTGAAACGAATCGTAATTAACAACAGCATCTATCATTACAGAAAACAACAAAAGAATGACAATGTTCCGCTAGATGATGTAATGTACAGGGTCGAGGATAACGACGGTATTGATCCTGATCATGATTTCACAAACATGAAGGCTCAAAAAGTGTTGGAAACCATGAAAATGCTGAAGGACAATTATAGAGTTTCTTTGACCCTACATTTAATAGAAGGGTACGATTATGAAGAGGTAAGTGAGATCATGGGCATTAGTTATGCCAATTGCAGAACCACCATCTCAAGAGCAAAAGAAAGTTTAAGAAAAAAGCTAACAGAAGTATGGACTTAA
- a CDS encoding head GIN domain-containing protein: MKKSVLFLLVITFTSTVNAQLWGSKKITGNGNVTTETRNVGSYDEVNVAGFFDIVLVKGKEGKVSIEAEENLLDHIITEVDGEKLKIKTEKGYNLSTSRGHKVLITVPFDDISGVYMSGSGDIVSKHEIKAAHFRTGLSGSGDIRLNVNSETTEANISGSGDISLNGYTTTFECAISGSGDIHAHSLKAKNVEVSISGSGDAEVFCDGGKLKTRIVGSGDVKYHGNPESTDNKVVGSGDISKG; the protein is encoded by the coding sequence ATGAAAAAATCGGTTCTATTTTTATTGGTCATAACTTTCACCAGCACTGTTAATGCGCAATTATGGGGAAGTAAAAAAATAACTGGAAACGGTAACGTTACTACCGAAACACGAAATGTCGGCAGCTATGACGAAGTGAATGTTGCTGGTTTCTTCGACATTGTACTTGTAAAAGGAAAAGAAGGCAAAGTTTCGATTGAAGCTGAAGAAAACCTTCTGGACCACATAATAACCGAAGTAGATGGCGAAAAGCTTAAGATTAAAACAGAAAAAGGCTATAACCTTTCTACAAGCAGGGGACACAAAGTATTGATAACAGTTCCGTTTGATGACATTTCGGGAGTTTATATGTCGGGGTCAGGAGATATTGTAAGCAAGCATGAAATAAAAGCTGCACATTTCAGAACAGGCCTTTCCGGATCTGGTGATATTAGGTTAAATGTCAACTCAGAAACTACGGAGGCTAACATATCAGGATCCGGAGATATCAGCCTCAATGGTTATACCACTACATTTGAATGTGCCATTTCAGGGTCGGGAGATATTCATGCGCACAGCTTAAAAGCCAAGAATGTAGAAGTTTCGATTTCAGGATCCGGAGACGCTGAAGTATTTTGTGATGGAGGAAAATTAAAAACGAGGATCGTGGGCAGCGGCGATGTTAAATATCACGGAAATCCGGAATCTACAGACAATAAAGTTGTAGGCTCAGGAGATATAAGCAAAGGCTGA
- a CDS encoding DUF6252 family protein → MKPVKVVFLLCYLICTLIVLSCSEETEEPDISSDYFEAYINDVHFNADDVVLILRGDYIDIIGNNPKTDQSIFLTLKRSGKDVYIFGRSSGNGDGNEAAFYNRSSSDEYTTSYLSENCGEVKLDVSKWDQGMVSGEFYFEASNKKNKMIQVSGGKFEKNFYE, encoded by the coding sequence ATGAAACCTGTTAAAGTTGTATTCCTGCTATGCTATCTTATTTGTACCCTTATAGTTTTATCATGTAGTGAAGAAACGGAAGAACCCGATATTTCTTCAGATTATTTTGAAGCATATATTAACGATGTGCACTTTAATGCCGATGATGTAGTCCTCATACTCAGGGGAGATTATATAGATATCATAGGCAATAACCCGAAAACCGACCAGTCAATTTTCCTTACATTGAAGCGATCAGGTAAAGATGTATATATCTTTGGACGGTCTTCCGGCAACGGAGATGGAAATGAAGCTGCTTTTTATAACAGGAGCAGTAGTGACGAGTATACAACCTCTTATTTGTCTGAAAATTGCGGAGAGGTTAAACTCGATGTTTCTAAATGGGATCAGGGAATGGTTTCAGGTGAGTTTTATTTTGAGGCATCCAATAAAAAAAATAAAATGATACAGGTTTCCGGCGGGAAGTTTGAAAAAAACTTTTACGAATAA
- a CDS encoding MFS transporter, which yields MTKTALQKGSKKLLNAWAFYDWANSVYSLVISSAIFPIYYGALFRVAGIEKVSVLGGEIARAPLISYVTSLAFVFIAIITPLISGIADYLGNKKVFMKFFCYLGGVSCIGLYWFTIENIYIGLLCYFLGLVGFWVSFAINNSYLPDVAYPEQQDRISAKGFSMGYIGSVILLIINLIMVMFPGIFGITSDAGEGAEMLAMKYSFVSVGIWWILFSQYTFYHLPKGYKKEGVRTNVILNGFRELKSVWDQLKEQPKLKRYLGAFFVYSMAVQTVMLIATYFGEEEIAWGSADERTMGLIISILVIQLVAIAGATFTAMASKKYGNINTLMVINILWILICIYAYYLQTPFNFYIAAGCVGLVMGGIQALSRSTYSKFLPDTTDTTSFFSFYDVAEKIGIIIGTFLYGFIAQTTGNMRNSIVFLGIFFVAGVFLLSRVRKLRS from the coding sequence ATGACTAAAACAGCACTTCAGAAAGGAAGTAAAAAATTATTAAACGCATGGGCATTTTACGATTGGGCTAATTCGGTATATAGCCTGGTTATTTCATCGGCAATATTTCCTATCTATTACGGAGCCTTATTCCGTGTGGCGGGTATAGAGAAAGTAAGCGTGCTAGGAGGTGAAATAGCAAGAGCCCCCCTGATCAGTTATGTTACTTCGTTGGCTTTTGTTTTCATTGCCATTATTACGCCGCTTATTTCGGGGATTGCGGATTATTTAGGAAATAAGAAGGTGTTTATGAAGTTCTTCTGCTATTTGGGAGGCGTTTCATGTATTGGGTTGTATTGGTTTACGATCGAAAATATCTATATCGGCTTATTGTGCTATTTCTTAGGCCTGGTTGGATTTTGGGTTAGTTTTGCGATTAATAATTCATACTTGCCAGATGTTGCCTACCCTGAACAACAGGACAGGATCAGTGCCAAGGGGTTTTCTATGGGGTATATAGGAAGTGTTATTCTCCTGATCATAAATCTTATTATGGTGATGTTTCCGGGGATTTTTGGAATAACTTCTGATGCCGGAGAAGGTGCGGAAATGCTTGCCATGAAGTATTCTTTTGTATCGGTAGGAATCTGGTGGATACTCTTCAGCCAGTATACTTTTTATCATTTGCCGAAAGGATATAAGAAAGAAGGGGTGCGTACCAATGTGATCCTTAATGGTTTTAGAGAGTTAAAGTCGGTTTGGGATCAGTTAAAAGAGCAACCGAAGCTAAAGCGATACCTGGGGGCATTTTTTGTTTACAGTATGGCTGTACAAACCGTTATGCTTATTGCGACTTACTTCGGTGAAGAAGAAATAGCATGGGGATCGGCAGATGAACGCACGATGGGGCTTATTATAAGTATTTTGGTAATTCAGTTAGTAGCTATTGCAGGAGCAACCTTTACGGCAATGGCTTCAAAGAAATATGGCAATATCAATACCTTGATGGTTATAAATATATTATGGATTTTAATATGTATTTATGCCTATTATTTACAGACACCGTTCAATTTTTATATAGCGGCCGGTTGTGTAGGATTGGTTATGGGAGGTATCCAGGCGCTGTCGCGGTCTACCTATTCTAAGTTTTTACCGGATACCACCGATACAACCTCCTTTTTTAGTTTTTATGATGTGGCAGAAAAAATAGGGATCATTATAGGTACATTTTTATATGGATTTATAGCCCAAACGACAGGAAACATGCGTAATTCAATTGTGTTTTTAGGGATTTTCTTTGTGGCAGGAGTATTCCTTTTATCAAGGGTGCGAAAATTGAGATCTTAA
- a CDS encoding M48 family metallopeptidase, whose product MKRYISTALFAFLMAACATNPFTGKKTMALVSNDELFASAFQQYDTFLKENKVISGTKDAQRVKKVGQRIAVAAEKWLNANGYEGYLKDYKWEYNLVDDKQVNAWCMPGGKIVVYTGLLPIAQSDAGLAVVMGHEVAHALANHGQQRMSAGVLQQAGATGVAIATGGKSTATQELWMKAYGVGSQVGGMLPFSRSHETEADKIGIQLMAIAGYNPDEAAKLWVRMSENSGGAAPSEILSTHPSSQTRISNLTSWAPAARTEAKKFGVTSFQ is encoded by the coding sequence ATGAAAAGATATATTTCAACAGCGTTATTTGCCTTTTTAATGGCTGCCTGCGCAACCAATCCTTTTACAGGAAAGAAAACCATGGCCCTGGTCTCTAATGATGAATTGTTTGCTTCTGCGTTTCAGCAATACGATACATTTTTAAAAGAGAACAAGGTTATCAGTGGAACCAAGGATGCACAGCGGGTTAAAAAAGTAGGACAACGTATTGCCGTAGCTGCTGAAAAATGGTTGAATGCCAATGGTTATGAAGGTTATTTAAAAGATTACAAATGGGAATATAACCTGGTAGACGATAAACAAGTAAATGCCTGGTGTATGCCGGGAGGTAAGATTGTAGTTTATACAGGACTTTTGCCAATAGCTCAAAGCGATGCCGGTCTGGCTGTGGTAATGGGGCATGAAGTGGCCCATGCCTTGGCAAACCACGGTCAACAACGGATGAGTGCCGGCGTGTTACAGCAAGCCGGAGCAACGGGAGTAGCTATTGCGACAGGAGGTAAAAGTACCGCGACTCAAGAATTGTGGATGAAGGCTTATGGTGTTGGTTCACAGGTAGGGGGGATGCTGCCTTTTAGCAGGAGCCATGAAACAGAAGCTGACAAAATAGGAATTCAGCTTATGGCTATTGCAGGATATAATCCGGATGAAGCTGCAAAATTATGGGTCAGGATGAGTGAAAATTCAGGAGGTGCTGCTCCATCTGAAATATTAAGCACCCACCCTTCAAGCCAGACCAGAATAAGTAACCTGACCAGTTGGGCTCCTGCAGCAAGAACAGAAGCTAAAAAGTTCGGAGTAACAAGTTTTCAATAA
- a CDS encoding alpha/beta fold hydrolase: protein MSKDQKTYRNTIEIPKPIIYTAKTLQLISPHLASRFAGKLFMTPIKHKMPKREYHMDKNTKQLNVPIPSLNKEIVVYNYGKSTKKALLVHGWSGRGTQLFKIADELLKLGYMTISFDAPAHGKAPGSKTNMSEFIDSVMHLNALYGPFEVGIGHSLGGMTLLNSISQGLSLRKLVIIGCGDKIIDIALDFTRKLGLKDNVGLKMKNRFDEILGKDINKLSASTAAIEVQTPSLIIHDKDDADVPLGSAENIHEHLKNSRLVITEGLGHRKILGDKNVITEISQFIR from the coding sequence ATGAGTAAAGATCAAAAAACATACCGAAATACAATTGAAATACCCAAACCTATTATATATACAGCTAAAACACTACAGCTTATTTCTCCGCATCTGGCAAGCAGGTTTGCCGGGAAACTCTTTATGACCCCTATAAAGCATAAAATGCCCAAGAGGGAATACCATATGGATAAAAACACAAAGCAACTGAATGTACCGATCCCTTCATTGAATAAAGAAATCGTGGTTTATAACTATGGTAAGTCAACCAAAAAGGCACTTTTGGTACATGGCTGGTCGGGTCGTGGGACACAATTGTTTAAAATTGCAGATGAGCTTCTTAAACTGGGATATATGACCATCAGTTTTGATGCCCCGGCTCATGGAAAAGCCCCTGGTTCTAAAACCAATATGTCCGAATTTATTGATTCGGTGATGCACCTGAATGCTTTGTATGGTCCGTTTGAGGTAGGTATAGGTCATTCACTCGGTGGAATGACGCTATTAAACTCGATCAGTCAGGGATTATCCCTTCGAAAGCTTGTCATTATCGGCTGTGGTGATAAGATCATTGATATTGCTTTGGATTTTACCCGAAAACTGGGGCTAAAAGACAATGTAGGGCTAAAGATGAAGAACCGGTTTGATGAAATCCTGGGAAAAGACATCAACAAGCTTTCCGCCAGTACTGCCGCCATTGAAGTTCAAACGCCATCCTTGATTATACACGACAAAGATGATGCTGATGTTCCGCTGGGTTCAGCAGAAAATATTCACGAACATTTAAAAAATTCCAGACTGGTTATTACTGAAGGCCTGGGACACCGAAAAATACTGGGCGATAAAAATGTCATAACAGAGATCAGTCAATTCATCCGATAA